A stretch of DNA from Tautonia rosea:
ATCGACGCCTTGCCCGATGCGGCGTTTCCCAGGGGAGGCGTCTTTCTGGCCTGTCTGGAGGTTCCGGTGCCGACCGTCGCGCGGGGCCTGTCACGTGCGAAGGCGAGCGGCATGACGACGATTCTGAACCCCGCACCAGCCGATCGGGCAATTTTAGAAAATAAAATACTTTCGCATGTGGACCTTCTAACACCAAATCAGGAGGAAGCGGCCGAGCTCACCGGCTTGCCGACGGAGACCATTGAGCAGGCAATTGAGGCAGCCAAGAGACTCCGGGATCGGGGGGGGTGCGGGGTCGTCGTCACGCTAGGGGACCAGGGGTGCCTGGTGCTCGGTCGCGATTGGGGACAGAACCTTGTACCTGCCCCGAAGGTCAAGGCGGTCGATACGGTCGGCGCGGGAGATGCGTTCAATGGAGCGCTTGCGGTCGCATTGGCCGAGGGTTGTGGACCGGTTGATGCGGCAGTGTTTGCCTGCGCAGCCGGATCGCTGGCGGTCACTCGGTCGGGTGCTCAGGGAGGCCTGGCACGACGGGACGAGATCGAACAGTTTCTTTCCCAAGAATGAATACTTGCGCACTCGAA
This window harbors:
- a CDS encoding ribokinase, with the translated sequence MSRVVVLGSSGYDLTIRLPRLPRPGETLLGGELLRGPGGKGANAAIAARRAGAEVTFLTALGDDDFGRWLIEHDRSEGLDLSFAKTVADVANQVALIFVGDDGANLIGVAPGASAHLSPNDIDALPDAAFPRGGVFLACLEVPVPTVARGLSRAKASGMTTILNPAPADRAILENKILSHVDLLTPNQEEAAELTGLPTETIEQAIEAAKRLRDRGGCGVVVTLGDQGCLVLGRDWGQNLVPAPKVKAVDTVGAGDAFNGALAVALAEGCGPVDAAVFACAAGSLAVTRSGAQGGLARRDEIEQFLSQE